The following proteins come from a genomic window of Pirellula staleyi DSM 6068:
- a CDS encoding aminotransferase class IV — MNEPIAYLQGSWLPLSQASVSVLDGGFVQGVTIAEQLRTFGGQLFRLERHLERLSRSLSIVGVDPGLTLEKIAELAYETIARNRQLVEPADDLGLTMFVTPGVYATFSALARQPGPAVGIHAQPLPFFQWHEKYATGESLVVTDVMQVPGACWPTELKCRSRMHYFLADKRAREIEPGARALMLDETGHVTEASTANVVIYRASEGLVSPPRESILPGVSVAVLEELAAKLAIPFVHRRLLPVDFETADEVLLCSTSPCVWSVTRVNGKAISASKPGPIAARLQAAWSDLVGLDIVAQARQFATRAFPQKS; from the coding sequence GTGAATGAACCGATCGCCTATCTGCAAGGTTCGTGGCTCCCGCTCTCGCAGGCGAGTGTTAGCGTGCTCGATGGCGGATTTGTGCAGGGGGTGACCATTGCCGAACAGCTTCGCACCTTTGGTGGCCAACTCTTTCGGCTCGAGCGCCATCTAGAGCGGCTGTCGCGGTCCCTCTCGATCGTCGGCGTCGATCCGGGGCTCACGCTGGAGAAGATCGCCGAACTAGCCTACGAGACTATCGCGCGGAATCGGCAGCTCGTCGAGCCGGCCGATGATCTCGGGCTGACGATGTTTGTGACTCCCGGCGTCTACGCGACCTTCAGTGCACTAGCGCGACAGCCGGGACCTGCGGTCGGCATTCATGCCCAGCCCCTCCCTTTCTTTCAGTGGCACGAGAAGTATGCGACTGGCGAGTCACTCGTGGTCACCGATGTGATGCAAGTTCCGGGTGCTTGCTGGCCAACGGAACTCAAATGCCGTAGTCGCATGCACTACTTCCTAGCCGATAAACGTGCGCGTGAGATCGAGCCCGGAGCCCGCGCACTGATGCTCGACGAAACGGGGCATGTCACCGAGGCATCGACTGCGAATGTGGTGATTTATCGCGCGAGTGAAGGGCTTGTTTCACCCCCGCGCGAGAGCATTTTGCCTGGCGTGAGTGTTGCCGTCCTTGAGGAACTAGCCGCGAAACTGGCGATTCCTTTTGTGCATCGTCGGCTGTTGCCTGTCGATTTTGAAACAGCCGACGAAGTGCTGCTCTGTAGCACAAGTCCTTGCGTCTGGTCGGTCACGCGGGTGAATGGCAAAGCGATCTCGGCGAGCAAACCCGGTCCGATAGCCGCTCGCTTGCAAGCTGCGTGGAGCGACCTAGTGGGGCTCGACATTGTCGCGCAGGCCCGTCAATTTGCCACGCGCGCGTTCCCTCAAAAATCGTAG
- a CDS encoding cation acetate symporter, whose protein sequence is MIYEPSLAAAAVFAVFVLGVLGFSFYLGSRAKSAQGYFAAHGEIPWLVNGVAFAGDYLSAASFLGICGMIAFYGYDGFLYSIGYLAGWIVALLVIAEPLKHLGKFTFADALDAKYQSRGVKLAAAISTLVVSLFYLIPQMVGAGTLVKPLLGFDHWQGVLAVGFVVVLIVVTAGMVSTTWVQFIKGAMLVVFCAILTVMILNRGLTTTTEGKPKDFVKTTPLTLEELQSQSSLEPIAAEGVWSDLPYVRFRDTSTNLMTIYRKLDRPENTYAAAQYVQQIDGKSFVGGLPQGKGEGQADLRPVGEVFRLPGEVNKSGPIGPLNYFATIDQSDIVVYRSQDVADPSGKMKIYYPVILRGNDLLTPGASPTFASVRGNTIAAKLDFWSLMLALFCGTASLPHILIRYYTVKDQSAARKSTVVGIATIGFFYILTMYLGLGAMTGGTIDPSNQNMTAPLLSRSFGELPFAVISAIAFTTVLGTVSGLILAASGAVAHDLMTNCLRMDLTDEQKVRAGKVAAVVVGVLAMALGIVFENFNVTFLVGWAFNVAASANLPSLVMLLFWKRTTRQGITAAIFVGMIASLGWILLSQQAFKDIYQLPVEQAWAPFSQPAIVTIPLGFLVLIVVSLMTQNTSKTGDGRAA, encoded by the coding sequence GTGATCTACGAACCTTCACTCGCTGCCGCCGCCGTCTTTGCAGTTTTCGTGCTCGGCGTTCTTGGATTCTCGTTCTATCTGGGCTCGCGCGCCAAAAGTGCGCAAGGTTATTTCGCCGCGCATGGCGAAATTCCATGGCTCGTTAATGGCGTCGCCTTTGCCGGAGACTATCTCTCGGCAGCGTCGTTCCTCGGCATCTGCGGCATGATCGCCTTTTATGGCTACGATGGATTCTTGTACTCCATCGGATACCTCGCCGGGTGGATCGTCGCGCTGCTGGTGATTGCCGAACCGCTCAAGCATCTCGGCAAATTCACTTTCGCCGACGCGCTCGATGCCAAGTATCAAAGCCGCGGCGTGAAACTGGCCGCTGCCATCAGCACCCTGGTGGTCAGCCTTTTCTATCTGATTCCGCAAATGGTTGGCGCTGGTACCCTCGTGAAGCCGCTCCTTGGTTTCGACCACTGGCAAGGTGTGCTGGCGGTCGGCTTTGTGGTGGTGCTGATTGTTGTCACTGCCGGCATGGTGAGCACCACGTGGGTTCAGTTCATCAAGGGGGCGATGCTAGTCGTCTTCTGCGCGATCTTGACGGTGATGATCCTCAACCGAGGCCTCACCACAACCACCGAGGGTAAGCCGAAAGATTTCGTCAAAACGACACCCCTCACGCTCGAAGAACTCCAAAGTCAATCCTCACTCGAACCGATCGCCGCCGAGGGTGTCTGGAGTGATCTTCCGTACGTTCGCTTTCGAGATACCTCGACGAATCTGATGACGATCTACCGCAAGCTCGATCGTCCCGAAAACACCTATGCAGCCGCGCAGTACGTGCAGCAGATCGACGGCAAAAGTTTTGTCGGTGGGCTGCCTCAGGGGAAGGGAGAAGGGCAGGCCGATCTCCGTCCTGTAGGCGAAGTCTTTCGCTTGCCGGGTGAAGTCAACAAGTCTGGACCGATTGGCCCACTCAACTACTTTGCGACCATCGACCAGAGCGACATCGTGGTGTATCGCTCCCAAGATGTGGCCGATCCTTCTGGAAAAATGAAGATCTACTACCCAGTGATTCTGCGCGGCAACGACTTGCTGACACCCGGCGCTAGTCCCACGTTCGCCAGTGTTCGTGGCAACACCATCGCAGCCAAGCTCGACTTCTGGTCGCTGATGCTCGCCCTGTTTTGCGGCACCGCTTCGCTCCCCCACATTTTGATTCGTTACTACACGGTGAAGGATCAGTCGGCAGCGCGGAAGAGCACCGTGGTCGGCATCGCCACGATCGGCTTCTTCTACATCCTCACGATGTACCTCGGGCTCGGAGCGATGACCGGTGGAACAATCGACCCGTCGAACCAGAACATGACCGCGCCACTACTGTCGCGCAGTTTCGGCGAGTTGCCGTTTGCTGTGATCTCGGCGATTGCATTTACGACGGTGCTGGGAACTGTGAGTGGCTTGATCCTCGCGGCCAGCGGCGCCGTCGCACACGACTTGATGACCAACTGCTTGCGGATGGATCTTACCGACGAACAAAAAGTGAGAGCGGGAAAGGTTGCCGCTGTGGTTGTCGGCGTTCTGGCAATGGCACTCGGCATTGTGTTCGAGAACTTTAACGTCACGTTTCTCGTAGGCTGGGCGTTCAACGTCGCCGCTTCGGCCAACCTCCCATCGCTCGTCATGTTGCTGTTCTGGAAGCGAACGACACGACAAGGAATTACGGCGGCAATTTTTGTCGGAATGATCGCTTCGCTCGGCTGGATTCTCCTCAGCCAGCAAGCCTTCAAAGACATCTACCAACTGCCAGTCGAGCAAGCTTGGGCACCGTTTAGCCAGCCGGCCATCGTGACCATTCCGCTCGGATTTCTCGTCCTAATCGTTGTGTCGCTGATGACGCAAAACACGTCGAAAACTGGCGATGGACGTGCCGCGTAA
- a CDS encoding DUF485 domain-containing protein has product MKSSSSPGPEAKSAEVDLTGGNPLATILFVLYTSFYAGFMVLSGLWPSAMGQPILGGVNLAIIYGLALILGAVVVAFIYMMFAGKPADERAADARRKEAAK; this is encoded by the coding sequence ATGAAATCATCCTCCTCTCCCGGTCCCGAGGCGAAGTCCGCCGAAGTGGACCTCACCGGCGGTAACCCGCTGGCAACCATCCTGTTTGTCCTCTACACCTCGTTCTACGCCGGGTTCATGGTGCTCAGCGGCCTCTGGCCGAGCGCCATGGGTCAGCCAATTCTCGGCGGCGTGAACTTGGCCATCATTTACGGCCTCGCTCTGATTTTGGGAGCGGTCGTTGTCGCGTTCATCTACATGATGTTCGCTGGTAAGCCTGCCGATGAACGAGCCGCTGACGCTCGTCGCAAGGAGGCTGCCAAGTGA
- a CDS encoding ArsR family transcriptional regulator produces MTQEVDSRLTGDAPSGPPPEALMMQMIFGKAITQAISVVARYRIADLLAKGPMTAVEIAEATGLHAGHLYRVLRALVGVNVLTADHEARFALTSLGEMLRSDVPGSMRPIATYVCDPWSWKPWGELAASVKSGQPVFDRMFGEGVFDYLGKHPEEAATFNEGMTGFSERAASAMLEAYDFSPFGTIIDVGGGHGAILTAILQKHKNVRGIVFDAPSVVEGAASAIQSSGLSDRLSTAAGNFFASVPTGGDLYLLKHIIHDWNDEKATAILKSCREAIGPQGRLMLVEIVVPPNFAPSFANLLDLEMMVICDGKERTEDEYRVLLAGAGFELTSITPTSQPHSLIEAVPI; encoded by the coding sequence ATGACGCAGGAAGTTGACTCGCGATTGACGGGTGATGCTCCTTCAGGACCACCACCTGAAGCGCTGATGATGCAGATGATTTTTGGCAAGGCAATCACGCAGGCCATTTCGGTGGTCGCGCGGTATCGCATTGCCGACTTGCTGGCCAAGGGACCAATGACAGCGGTCGAGATCGCCGAAGCAACTGGGCTCCACGCAGGTCATCTCTACCGCGTGCTTCGCGCGCTCGTGGGGGTGAATGTGCTTACCGCTGATCACGAAGCTCGTTTCGCGCTCACTTCACTCGGAGAGATGCTACGGAGTGACGTTCCCGGCTCGATGCGCCCTATCGCCACCTACGTTTGCGATCCCTGGAGCTGGAAACCGTGGGGCGAACTCGCCGCATCGGTGAAGTCGGGACAACCTGTATTTGATCGCATGTTTGGCGAAGGGGTGTTCGACTACCTCGGTAAACATCCCGAAGAAGCAGCGACCTTCAATGAAGGGATGACTGGCTTTTCCGAGCGAGCTGCCAGCGCCATGCTCGAAGCCTACGACTTCTCCCCGTTCGGGACCATCATCGACGTGGGTGGTGGCCACGGGGCGATTCTGACCGCAATTTTGCAAAAACATAAAAATGTCCGTGGGATCGTGTTCGATGCGCCGTCGGTTGTCGAGGGTGCAGCTTCCGCGATTCAGTCCAGCGGACTCTCCGACAGGCTATCGACCGCTGCTGGCAACTTCTTCGCGAGCGTTCCGACCGGGGGCGATCTCTACCTCCTGAAGCACATCATTCACGACTGGAACGACGAAAAAGCAACGGCCATTTTGAAGTCCTGCCGCGAAGCGATTGGTCCTCAGGGTCGGCTGATGCTAGTCGAAATCGTGGTTCCACCCAATTTCGCCCCCTCATTTGCCAACTTGCTCGACCTCGAGATGATGGTGATTTGTGATGGCAAGGAACGGACGGAAGACGAATACCGCGTACTCCTCGCGGGGGCCGGATTCGAACTCACCTCGATTACACCGACCTCGCAACCTCACAGCCTGATTGAAGCGGTGCCGATTTAG
- a CDS encoding ABC transporter permease subunit/CPBP intramembrane protease gives MNRMPGNTTPAPRTQQIRWWRLARKELRETLRDRRTIVTLVLMPLLVYPLLSLGLQQFLFSSASSLSKIRWHVGSADEQLVEDLQRWVVEGDKALRTKSEAESDNTTTPLVDPTARKVTDIQWFVAPDPKQLQSSLEALDMDLIVARDPGDPAKIILKYRSETPLSSQLASFIEERLEAANLADLKSRLRAVASPTNNKISYEFTAIESQAKSGVQLASIVPLILILMTITGAVYPAIDLTAGERERGTLESLMAAPVPRFRLLAAKYVAVVTVAMLTAAVNLLAMTVTLTSTGLATALVGEGGITLSLVVQLLALLLLFAAFFSALLLTLTSFARSFKEAQAYLIPLMLISLGPGFVSLMPGMRLEGILTVTPLANMVLLARDVLAGTAEPFGATVAVFSTVLYAIAALALAARIFGSDAILYGSSGSWSDLFAKPLTPRTSPTIVAAAMSVAIVYPCYFLGNGVVALFRESSMPVQLLASSLITIAVFAMVPLLLAVVSSVQLRSGFQIHRVTPLVWVAAILLGISLWPLASQLMLEVRNRGFSSISDDQLKMLADKLTGALDAWRKLPAMAIVLAIAVVPGICEEWFFRGYLLGACRHRLSAPLAIGATSLAFGLFHLSVGGVVAVDRVLSSMLLGVVLGGVAWRSGSVLPGMLIHVMHNGIVVLMGYYKTELVAAQWLPDSQAETLPTMWLVLAATVAMLGGVLLWLSTRRNTPSLPASSTTAAVSET, from the coding sequence ATGAACCGCATGCCTGGCAACACGACCCCTGCTCCACGGACGCAGCAAATCCGTTGGTGGCGACTGGCGCGCAAGGAACTGCGCGAGACGTTGCGCGATCGTCGCACGATTGTCACCTTGGTACTCATGCCACTGCTGGTCTATCCACTTCTGAGCTTGGGACTGCAGCAGTTTCTGTTCAGCAGTGCCTCGAGTCTCAGCAAAATTCGCTGGCACGTCGGTTCGGCCGATGAACAACTCGTGGAGGACTTGCAGCGCTGGGTGGTTGAGGGGGATAAGGCGCTGCGGACCAAGAGCGAGGCAGAGAGCGACAATACAACCACCCCCTTAGTCGATCCGACCGCGCGTAAAGTGACCGACATCCAGTGGTTTGTCGCTCCCGATCCCAAGCAACTGCAATCGTCGCTCGAAGCGCTCGATATGGATCTGATTGTCGCGCGCGACCCGGGCGATCCTGCCAAAATCATCCTCAAATATCGCAGCGAAACACCTCTCTCGAGTCAGCTCGCCAGTTTCATCGAAGAACGGCTCGAAGCGGCCAACCTGGCCGATTTGAAGTCGCGACTCCGCGCGGTTGCGTCACCGACGAATAATAAAATCAGCTATGAGTTCACTGCGATCGAGTCGCAAGCTAAAAGTGGCGTTCAGCTCGCCAGCATCGTTCCGCTAATCTTGATTCTGATGACCATTACCGGCGCCGTTTACCCGGCTATCGACTTGACCGCTGGCGAACGAGAACGTGGTACGCTCGAGTCGCTGATGGCAGCGCCGGTACCTCGCTTTCGACTCTTGGCAGCCAAATACGTCGCTGTCGTCACCGTGGCGATGCTCACTGCCGCTGTGAATCTGCTCGCCATGACCGTCACCCTCACCAGCACAGGCCTTGCTACGGCACTGGTCGGCGAGGGAGGAATCACGCTGAGTCTCGTCGTGCAGCTACTAGCGCTGCTGCTCCTTTTTGCCGCATTCTTTTCCGCACTACTGCTGACCCTCACCAGCTTCGCGCGAAGCTTCAAAGAAGCCCAAGCCTATCTCATTCCGCTGATGCTCATTTCCCTGGGACCAGGTTTTGTGAGCCTCATGCCCGGCATGCGACTCGAAGGAATTCTGACAGTCACGCCACTTGCCAACATGGTGCTGCTGGCTCGCGATGTTCTGGCAGGAACAGCCGAACCCTTTGGCGCGACGGTCGCTGTTTTTTCCACCGTACTCTACGCCATCGCCGCTTTGGCACTCGCCGCACGAATTTTTGGAAGCGACGCGATTTTGTACGGAAGTAGCGGTTCGTGGAGCGACCTCTTTGCCAAACCACTCACGCCGCGAACATCCCCCACGATTGTGGCCGCAGCGATGAGCGTCGCGATCGTCTATCCCTGCTACTTCCTGGGCAATGGTGTCGTTGCACTCTTTCGCGAGAGCTCGATGCCTGTGCAACTCCTGGCGAGCAGTCTCATCACCATCGCTGTGTTTGCGATGGTACCACTCCTGCTGGCGGTTGTTTCCAGCGTTCAGCTGCGGAGCGGATTTCAGATTCACCGCGTCACGCCACTGGTGTGGGTGGCTGCGATTCTACTTGGCATTTCGCTCTGGCCTTTGGCATCGCAGCTGATGCTCGAAGTTCGCAATCGCGGATTTTCGAGCATTTCCGACGATCAACTCAAAATGCTCGCCGACAAACTCACAGGCGCGCTCGATGCCTGGCGCAAGCTTCCCGCCATGGCTATCGTGCTTGCCATCGCCGTCGTTCCCGGCATTTGCGAGGAATGGTTCTTTCGCGGCTATTTGCTCGGCGCATGTCGCCATCGACTCTCGGCCCCTCTCGCCATCGGCGCAACAAGTCTGGCGTTCGGGCTGTTTCACCTTTCGGTGGGAGGCGTGGTAGCAGTCGATCGCGTTCTTTCCAGCATGCTGCTCGGAGTGGTCCTGGGAGGCGTTGCTTGGCGCAGCGGCAGTGTGCTTCCAGGCATGCTGATCCACGTGATGCACAACGGCATCGTCGTCCTCATGGGGTACTACAAAACCGAGCTTGTTGCGGCGCAGTGGCTACCCGATTCTCAGGCGGAAACGCTCCCCACAATGTGGCTCGTCCTAGCCGCTACTGTGGCGATGCTCGGCGGCGTGCTGCTGTGGCTCTCCACACGCCGAAACACACCTTCACTCCCCGCGTCATCCACTACGGCTGCGGTCTCTGAGACATGA
- a CDS encoding ATP-binding cassette domain-containing protein: MISVVELTRRFSQGQSEVLAVDSLSFRVESGEAYGLLGENGAGKTTTLRMILGLLEPTSGYAEVDGFRTSNSPDEVKARVGLVSTSAGLYQWLTPREMLHFFADLYGLSDDFAAKRVEDLTKLLSLERFVDQRCATLSTGQKQRVNLARSLVHDPPVLLLDEPTRGLDVIGSKVIFDFIATARTQGKAVIVSTHRLDEAERFCSRFGLLNRGKMMHEGTLADLQAATGQRTLTEMFLAGLDTTTDPSEDAA, encoded by the coding sequence ATGATCTCGGTGGTCGAACTCACACGACGATTCTCTCAAGGCCAGTCGGAAGTTTTAGCCGTCGATAGCCTCAGTTTTCGCGTTGAATCGGGCGAAGCTTACGGGCTTCTCGGCGAAAACGGAGCTGGCAAAACCACCACACTGCGCATGATCCTCGGATTGCTCGAACCAACGAGCGGCTATGCCGAGGTCGATGGTTTTCGGACGAGCAACTCTCCCGATGAAGTAAAGGCCCGTGTGGGACTTGTCTCGACATCGGCCGGTCTCTATCAGTGGCTCACGCCGCGAGAAATGCTCCATTTTTTCGCCGATCTCTACGGACTCTCCGATGATTTCGCCGCGAAACGCGTAGAAGATTTGACCAAGCTTTTGTCGCTCGAGCGATTTGTCGATCAGCGCTGCGCAACGCTCAGCACCGGCCAAAAGCAGCGTGTGAATCTTGCTCGTTCACTCGTGCATGATCCACCCGTTCTGCTGCTCGATGAGCCAACGCGTGGCCTCGATGTCATTGGAAGCAAAGTGATTTTCGATTTCATCGCCACTGCCCGAACGCAAGGCAAGGCGGTGATTGTCAGCACCCATCGTCTTGACGAAGCAGAGCGTTTTTGCAGCCGCTTTGGTCTCCTCAATCGGGGCAAGATGATGCACGAAGGGACCCTGGCTGATCTGCAGGCGGCCACCGGACAGCGCACACTCACCGAGATGTTCCTCGCGGGACTCGATACCACGACCGATCCCAGCGAGGACGCAGCATGA